In Brevibacillus brevis, a genomic segment contains:
- a CDS encoding ATP-dependent RecD-like DNA helicase, which yields MSGKTGTLVRYKFRQPNNDFIVAILKQDDGEEITIIGTIYGVEPNEKITVYGDWFKHPQFGDQYRVERWERPIPKSKEQVIAFLSSSLVKGCGEKRAKQIVDVLGENTLDIIMKEGEACLLPIRGIGQQKASSIVSSVRASFEVQQIMMELSQYGISISIVVKAYKEFGSNTLNIIKRNPYELTKLDLIGFLKADEIAKRIGIMPNSMFRIESCVDYVLKKMCFDFGHCFIPEAELIDEVLKVLNHNTDVYITRDEVEQGIFQLEENGRLIIEEEGVYPPFLYRSEKRLAQLLLKFMRSGSNNVNMAAIDTAIKDYQVRSKIVLAEGQREAIRKLFTENLLILTGGPGCGKTASVKAVIDVYQRLNPVASIALAAPTGRASRKLTEVTGLDAATIHRLINFRPGEEPEFNESNPLEADLLIVDEISMMDIQLADLLFRAINPNKTKVLLVGDQDQLPSVNPGNVLKDMLDAGVPHVRLTEVFRQAQNSQIVTNAHRINKGESIVIDPAKQDFYFIQREKPEEIAATIRNSVVRFTQLGYTAADILVLSPMKKGPIGTEELNRVLQETLNPSAPHKEEIAVGKTVFRVGDKIIQTKNNYAKEVFNGDIGTIDRIDYLLDKEGQVTEEKGLYCTINGQVVTYTKEELHELQLAYSITIHKSQGGQAPIVIIPVSTSHYIMLARNLIYTGITRAESKVVLVGTKKALQIAIKNNKIVARNTRLTKRIVEDIQLYGLNKAAPTLPNWEERRAVVFS from the coding sequence ATCAGTACCGTGTCGAGCGTTGGGAACGTCCGATTCCGAAAAGCAAGGAACAGGTAATTGCTTTCCTTTCATCGTCCTTGGTGAAAGGCTGCGGGGAGAAAAGAGCCAAGCAGATTGTTGATGTCCTGGGTGAGAACACATTAGATATTATCATGAAAGAAGGAGAAGCTTGCTTGCTGCCGATCCGTGGAATTGGTCAGCAAAAGGCATCTTCTATTGTCTCCAGTGTCCGGGCATCGTTTGAGGTTCAACAGATCATGATGGAGCTGTCACAGTACGGGATAAGTATAAGTATTGTCGTGAAAGCCTACAAAGAGTTTGGTTCCAACACACTGAACATTATCAAGCGGAATCCGTACGAGCTCACCAAACTGGATCTCATCGGTTTTCTTAAGGCGGACGAAATCGCAAAAAGAATAGGCATTATGCCCAACTCAATGTTCCGGATTGAATCCTGTGTGGATTATGTTCTGAAAAAGATGTGCTTCGATTTTGGCCATTGCTTCATTCCAGAAGCAGAGTTGATCGATGAGGTTCTGAAGGTTCTCAACCACAACACGGACGTATACATTACACGGGATGAGGTAGAACAGGGGATTTTTCAGCTGGAGGAAAACGGCCGCCTCATCATTGAGGAAGAGGGAGTCTATCCTCCTTTTTTGTATCGCTCCGAAAAGAGACTGGCCCAACTCCTGCTCAAATTTATGCGAAGCGGCAGTAACAACGTAAACATGGCTGCTATCGATACTGCCATCAAAGACTACCAGGTTCGTTCCAAAATCGTATTGGCGGAAGGACAACGTGAGGCGATCCGGAAGTTGTTCACGGAAAACCTGTTGATCTTAACCGGTGGTCCAGGATGCGGGAAAACCGCAAGCGTAAAAGCCGTCATTGATGTGTATCAACGGCTTAACCCAGTGGCAAGTATTGCTTTGGCTGCACCGACAGGACGGGCCAGCCGCAAACTGACGGAGGTAACCGGACTGGATGCGGCCACCATTCACAGACTCATTAACTTCCGACCAGGCGAAGAGCCAGAATTCAACGAGAGCAATCCGCTTGAAGCAGATTTACTTATCGTCGATGAAATATCCATGATGGACATACAGCTGGCCGATCTGTTGTTTAGAGCGATCAACCCGAACAAAACGAAAGTACTACTGGTAGGGGATCAGGATCAGCTCCCTTCCGTGAACCCAGGAAATGTACTAAAAGATATGTTGGACGCTGGCGTTCCGCACGTGCGGCTCACAGAAGTCTTTCGCCAGGCGCAAAACAGCCAGATTGTTACCAATGCTCACCGGATCAATAAAGGCGAGTCAATTGTCATTGATCCAGCGAAACAAGACTTTTACTTCATCCAGCGGGAAAAGCCGGAAGAGATCGCTGCTACGATTCGGAACAGCGTCGTGAGGTTTACGCAGCTTGGATACACCGCTGCAGATATTCTTGTCCTCAGTCCGATGAAAAAGGGGCCGATCGGAACAGAAGAGCTGAATCGTGTGCTTCAAGAAACCCTCAATCCCTCTGCCCCCCATAAAGAAGAAATAGCGGTCGGGAAAACAGTCTTTCGAGTCGGGGACAAAATCATTCAGACCAAAAACAACTACGCGAAAGAGGTTTTCAACGGCGATATCGGCACGATTGATCGGATTGATTACTTACTGGACAAAGAAGGACAAGTAACGGAAGAGAAAGGTCTGTACTGCACGATCAACGGCCAAGTGGTGACTTACACAAAGGAAGAATTACATGAGCTTCAACTGGCCTATAGTATCACCATACACAAGTCGCAGGGAGGGCAGGCTCCCATCGTCATCATACCGGTATCGACCAGTCATTACATCATGCTTGCGAGAAATCTCATTTACACCGGAATCACCCGAGCCGAATCCAAAGTAGTCTTGGTGGGAACCAAAAAAGCCTTGCAGATTGCGATTAAGAACAACAAGATTGTGGCACGTAATACGAGACTAACCAAACGAATCGTTGAGGACATTCAGCTATATGGACTGAACAAGGCAGCCCCGACTCTTCCTAATTGGGAGGAGAGAAGGGCTGTTGTTTTTTCCTAG
- a CDS encoding DUF5348 domain-containing protein, translated as MNTNKLYQFYVYLVNHSPVRIHDVADVFAVHRATVWRNIRKLEIANLIQTQRTCEGVKIEKVGEWRQDATQVKVVPRKARDSNVALKTVRKEKNRVQEVGGRGDARTEQVVPNVAMGMESDVAFVPSCNCMDKAGNVAFQEPAAANGVYIKKYILPQLVTRACVNPATLVNQQSGTTALKPIDCDKGEITAISLASVLILPTRVSTDQVRAAATWIREWIDLPVYLRHLGITVQRENRSGEHPCLCPLHGDTEPSMYANREKGIWYCHACSISGDAAEMVRHMYGMRFGDSVRKVLKDVRQLLLKGDTRVLLAKPGEAYRAWLDWGKSRRVRGQTSRKQEKATVSNRLLKMQRREQAHQYAFDLCLSQVAQDYLRDRGLDTDSIRTYGIGWDQKTNSIVFSNRDAVTGDVLGFTYRSIVPASKKRYRNTPDDSLFQKGAVLFGLYEVLKEAKRSKTLYLVEGGFDAILMRQELRVPAAAMQASHLSIEQACLIERVVGKDVKIYVVRDNDEAGGKGIELTKKTLQSKGFDYEVLRPKNVFKDIAEQLQTEKQERMRKMGKINTMKELLGKLPLSVTVQKVNQILENIEPSVLSADERLEYHLLNRVTEHLEAALYDLSYLNKKVTAQGRLYKNSSGRYAINEDHYFTCGETIEILVNEEEDGGYWVRTRIEHNGEDYYAVDRPKISLQDTMARVRYLQG; from the coding sequence ATGAACACAAATAAATTATACCAATTTTACGTGTATTTGGTCAACCATTCCCCTGTTCGTATTCATGATGTTGCAGATGTGTTTGCAGTTCACAGAGCTACCGTTTGGAGGAATATACGGAAACTTGAAATTGCCAATCTGATCCAGACACAACGGACATGTGAAGGGGTCAAAATCGAAAAGGTGGGTGAGTGGCGGCAGGATGCTACCCAGGTTAAAGTCGTCCCAAGAAAAGCGCGGGACAGTAATGTTGCATTAAAGACGGTTCGTAAAGAAAAAAATAGGGTTCAGGAGGTGGGGGGCAGAGGAGACGCCAGAACGGAACAGGTCGTTCCCAATGTTGCAATGGGAATGGAAAGCGATGTTGCATTTGTCCCCAGCTGCAATTGCATGGATAAAGCAGGTAATGTTGCATTCCAAGAACCGGCAGCCGCTAATGGAGTATATATAAAAAAGTATATATTACCCCAGTTGGTTACGCGCGCGTGTGTGAATCCTGCAACATTGGTCAATCAGCAGTCGGGGACCACGGCTCTAAAACCAATTGATTGTGACAAGGGGGAAATCACTGCGATCTCTCTCGCGAGTGTATTGATTTTGCCTACGAGAGTTTCCACTGATCAAGTACGAGCTGCTGCAACATGGATACGAGAATGGATAGACCTCCCGGTATATCTCCGTCATCTTGGGATTACGGTTCAAAGAGAAAACCGATCGGGTGAACATCCTTGCTTGTGCCCGCTCCATGGGGATACCGAACCAAGTATGTATGCCAACAGGGAAAAAGGCATCTGGTACTGCCATGCCTGCTCCATTTCTGGCGATGCTGCGGAAATGGTTCGACACATGTACGGAATGCGCTTTGGAGACTCGGTACGGAAGGTGCTAAAGGACGTCCGTCAGCTATTGCTGAAAGGTGATACCCGAGTGCTTTTAGCAAAACCAGGGGAGGCTTATCGCGCTTGGCTTGATTGGGGGAAATCCAGACGAGTCCGTGGTCAAACTTCGCGCAAGCAGGAGAAGGCCACTGTTTCAAACAGGCTCCTTAAGATGCAACGACGGGAACAGGCCCATCAGTACGCTTTCGATCTTTGTCTTTCTCAGGTTGCCCAGGACTATTTACGAGACCGGGGATTGGATACCGATAGCATCCGAACGTATGGCATTGGATGGGATCAGAAGACCAACAGTATCGTATTCTCCAACCGAGACGCAGTAACAGGGGACGTGCTTGGGTTTACGTACCGATCCATTGTCCCCGCTTCCAAAAAACGATACCGCAATACGCCTGACGACAGCCTCTTTCAAAAAGGGGCTGTTTTGTTTGGCCTTTATGAAGTGCTGAAAGAGGCAAAACGCAGCAAGACACTCTATTTAGTAGAGGGGGGATTTGATGCAATCTTAATGCGCCAAGAGCTTCGGGTACCAGCTGCGGCCATGCAAGCTTCACATCTATCAATAGAACAAGCGTGCCTGATAGAACGGGTTGTTGGGAAAGATGTGAAGATTTACGTTGTCCGAGATAATGACGAGGCGGGCGGAAAAGGGATTGAACTGACCAAAAAAACGTTACAGAGTAAGGGTTTCGATTATGAGGTGTTGAGACCGAAGAATGTTTTTAAGGATATTGCCGAGCAACTTCAAACTGAAAAACAAGAGAGGATGAGGAAAATGGGCAAAATCAATACCATGAAAGAATTGCTGGGGAAACTCCCATTATCGGTAACTGTTCAGAAGGTGAATCAAATCCTCGAAAATATAGAGCCGAGCGTTTTATCTGCTGATGAGCGATTGGAATATCATCTGCTGAACAGAGTAACAGAACACTTGGAAGCAGCTTTGTATGATCTTAGCTATTTGAACAAGAAGGTTACCGCTCAGGGACGTTTGTACAAAAACAGCAGCGGCAGATATGCCATCAATGAGGATCATTACTTCACTTGCGGAGAGACCATCGAAATATTGGTGAACGAAGAAGAGGACGGCGGATACTGGGTACGAACCAGGATTGAACATAATGGGGAAGACTATTACGCGGTAGATCGGCCAAAGATCAGTCTCCAAGACACGATGGCGAGAGTTCGATATCTGCAAGGATGA
- a CDS encoding reverse transcriptase-like protein, whose protein sequence is MYTGCFDITRNKKNLYAIAWLISPEGERVWQFQERVEGLDRNEAYYHALQVLLEEILARGITAVKLLGTNSLVMKQASGQWQAKKARLFNYCVKVRSMLANLQHFRFERLDREQQEEEQGMSFDSVTRVGGGNEAEQFVMVSFW, encoded by the coding sequence ATGTATACAGGTTGCTTTGACATTACCCGAAACAAGAAGAATTTGTATGCTATTGCGTGGTTAATTTCTCCAGAAGGAGAAAGGGTGTGGCAATTTCAAGAGCGTGTTGAAGGGCTTGATCGGAACGAGGCGTACTATCATGCGCTCCAGGTGTTGCTTGAAGAAATACTCGCCCGTGGCATTACAGCGGTAAAGTTACTCGGTACAAATTCCCTTGTTATGAAACAGGCAAGTGGCCAATGGCAGGCCAAAAAAGCACGTCTGTTCAACTATTGTGTAAAGGTAAGAAGCATGCTTGCAAATCTTCAACATTTTCGGTTTGAGCGGTTGGATCGAGAGCAGCAGGAAGAGGAACAGGGGATGTCATTCGATTCTGTTACCCGTGTAGGAGGGGGAAATGAGGCGGAACAATTTGTCATGGTGAGTTTCTGGTAA
- a CDS encoding metal-dependent hydrolase, whose protein sequence is MLGRTHMTVAVAAYCTYNLPRQWDELPLWAMGLGTAIFSSLLPDITEPRSRMGGMLMPFIPSWLRPIVFLVLGGMLVYYGWVNREPLFMAIGVVLLLLVLVKNRESPTHGFVGIGVVVACAWLYQPNLWMPALIGYGSHLALDFISEKIALFSPLSSRRFGVTLFQTGSTAERLLVQWGATVYTAWIIIQSYLPG, encoded by the coding sequence ATGCTAGGACGCACACATATGACTGTTGCGGTTGCTGCGTACTGTACGTACAATCTACCGCGTCAATGGGATGAATTGCCGCTGTGGGCCATGGGACTGGGAACAGCGATTTTTTCGTCGTTACTACCTGATATAACGGAGCCAAGAAGTCGAATGGGTGGGATGTTGATGCCCTTCATTCCTTCCTGGCTCCGTCCGATTGTGTTTTTGGTTTTAGGAGGGATGCTGGTCTATTACGGATGGGTGAATCGAGAACCGTTATTCATGGCTATTGGGGTTGTTCTGCTTTTGCTGGTGCTTGTAAAAAACCGGGAAAGCCCTACACATGGCTTTGTGGGGATCGGAGTTGTCGTAGCATGTGCATGGTTGTATCAACCGAACTTGTGGATGCCGGCCCTCATTGGGTACGGTTCCCATCTTGCCTTGGATTTTATATCTGAGAAGATCGCGTTGTTTTCTCCGTTGAGCTCAAGGCGCTTCGGAGTAACGCTTTTTCAAACAGGTTCAACCGCTGAACGGCTGCTTGTCCAATGGGGGGCCACTGTCTACACAGCGTGGATTATTATTCAGTCATATCTCCCTGGTTAG
- a CDS encoding transposase encodes MKAYKSSAIQPQMFQFVDMDELVPKKHILRQLNEALDFSIVHDWVAPLYTERTGRPAADPERMVRLMLLSYLFNHSERELYQLLPMHGGYLWFCGLDFESVLRPDPSRPSLPDRTTLVKTRKLWRKHGIFDTLMKHVVDQCIAAGLVQPDVDAGVDGSQVRANASIHSLKEITLAPVESIEDYLARMARQDEQPEGDAADSDDDRRPPAPPTRTERRLEDEATHEDFHGKRFSNKTYRSVTDPDARLYKKSNGQEAHLRYLVHHVTDVKSGVILSTQASIASGTAERETSLQQLAAIRFAHPQIRIRTLSADKAYGTTDYLQALFEQGIIPLVSLRNLALEDVPTWKRQTNDPKKQRKRLAKIREIQIRNKAKQIQLKGSYRHLQKLRTRCEHVFAESKVAHGLGRARSRGLDCMQEQALLTAIVQNLKKLCRFKKKRPQTGISACPKPKSVMMEAVSDLLISALVGLFSSFFMPKRRIQLT; translated from the coding sequence ATGAAAGCCTATAAGTCATCGGCTATCCAGCCTCAGATGTTCCAATTTGTGGATATGGATGAACTCGTACCGAAAAAGCACATCTTGCGCCAACTGAACGAAGCGCTTGATTTTTCCATCGTCCATGATTGGGTGGCGCCGCTGTATACGGAACGTACCGGACGCCCGGCGGCTGACCCGGAGCGGATGGTTCGACTCATGCTGCTTTCGTATTTGTTCAACCATTCCGAACGGGAATTGTATCAACTGTTGCCCATGCATGGGGGCTACTTGTGGTTTTGCGGACTGGATTTCGAATCCGTCTTGCGCCCGGATCCATCCAGGCCGTCCCTGCCGGATCGGACGACCTTGGTGAAGACCCGGAAATTGTGGCGAAAACACGGTATTTTCGACACGCTCATGAAACATGTCGTCGATCAGTGCATCGCCGCCGGACTGGTCCAACCCGATGTAGATGCGGGAGTCGACGGTTCCCAAGTACGCGCCAACGCTTCTATCCACAGCTTGAAAGAAATCACTCTGGCACCTGTGGAGTCGATTGAAGACTACCTGGCTCGCATGGCCCGGCAAGACGAGCAACCCGAAGGTGACGCCGCTGATTCCGATGATGACAGACGGCCGCCCGCACCGCCCACGCGAACAGAACGGCGTCTGGAAGACGAAGCGACACATGAAGATTTTCATGGCAAAAGGTTCTCGAACAAGACCTACCGCAGCGTGACGGACCCGGATGCTCGCTTGTACAAAAAGAGCAACGGTCAGGAAGCGCATTTGCGGTATTTGGTGCATCATGTGACGGATGTCAAATCCGGCGTCATTCTGTCTACGCAAGCGAGCATCGCGTCCGGAACGGCTGAACGCGAGACGAGCTTGCAACAGCTGGCCGCGATCCGTTTTGCCCATCCGCAAATCCGGATTCGCACGCTTTCTGCCGATAAAGCCTACGGTACGACAGATTATCTGCAAGCGCTGTTCGAGCAAGGGATTATTCCTCTGGTTTCGCTTCGCAACCTGGCACTGGAAGATGTACCGACTTGGAAACGCCAAACGAACGATCCGAAGAAACAACGCAAGCGTCTGGCCAAAATCCGAGAAATCCAAATCCGCAACAAAGCCAAACAAATTCAGCTCAAGGGTTCTTACCGTCATCTGCAAAAGTTACGGACGCGGTGCGAGCATGTGTTTGCCGAAAGCAAAGTCGCGCATGGCCTGGGTCGCGCGCGGAGCCGCGGCCTGGATTGCATGCAGGAGCAGGCACTGCTCACGGCAATCGTTCAAAATCTGAAAAAACTATGCCGGTTTAAGAAGAAACGACCCCAAACCGGTATTTCGGCATGTCCAAAACCGAAATCCGTGATGATGGAGGCGGTGTCGGACCTGCTCATTTCGGCGTTGGTTGGGTTGTTTTCCTCTTTTTTCATGCCGAAGAGACGGATACAACTGACTTAA
- a CDS encoding IS110 family transposase, protein MSQMLIGIDVSLRSHHVQFMAGDGRKLASFSVTNDRHGADTLIRRMLDTAAEVKCQTLRIGMEATSNLGWHLAHYLKDQLAPYEPNVQAQVYVLNARKVARFKKGYDTLPKTDRIDAWVIADHLRFGRLPHDMNEVVQYQALQRLTRTRFHLIHSIKREKAYFLNQVFLKFSGMRIDNPFSDTFGATSLAVIQELDPERIAEMPMEELIEFLQEKGKKRFANPQEIAELLKKLARSSYRLDKAMSDPVNISLSVTLSVIKNMEAEVKKLDKQIDKIMKGFQQTLTSVKGIGAVYAAGILAEIGDISRFDDHNALAKFAGLVWNKYQSGDFEAEDTERVMTGNKYLRYYLVEAADKVRKYDSEYEAFYHKKFNEVTKHQHKRALVLTARKLVRLVFMLLKTKKLYTPPERRN, encoded by the coding sequence ATGTCCCAAATGCTGATCGGTATAGACGTAAGCTTGCGTTCCCACCATGTACAATTCATGGCGGGGGACGGCCGGAAGCTGGCCTCTTTCTCCGTCACCAACGACCGACACGGGGCCGATACCCTCATTCGTCGGATGCTGGATACGGCGGCGGAAGTCAAGTGCCAAACGCTTCGCATCGGGATGGAGGCGACATCCAATCTTGGATGGCACCTGGCCCACTACTTAAAAGACCAACTCGCTCCCTATGAACCCAACGTTCAGGCTCAGGTTTACGTCTTGAATGCTCGTAAAGTGGCTCGGTTCAAGAAGGGCTATGATACCCTTCCCAAAACCGACCGCATCGATGCCTGGGTGATTGCAGACCATCTGCGTTTCGGACGACTGCCTCACGATATGAATGAAGTAGTCCAATACCAAGCCTTGCAGCGTCTGACTCGCACGCGCTTTCACCTCATCCACAGTATCAAGCGTGAAAAAGCGTATTTCCTGAATCAGGTGTTTCTGAAGTTCAGCGGGATGCGGATCGACAATCCGTTCTCGGACACTTTCGGCGCCACCAGTCTGGCTGTGATCCAAGAGCTGGATCCCGAACGCATCGCGGAGATGCCCATGGAAGAGCTGATTGAATTTCTTCAGGAGAAGGGCAAAAAACGTTTCGCCAATCCGCAAGAAATCGCGGAACTGTTGAAAAAGCTGGCCCGCTCTTCGTATCGGTTGGATAAAGCCATGAGTGATCCGGTCAATATCTCGCTGTCCGTCACCCTCAGCGTCATTAAGAACATGGAGGCTGAGGTCAAGAAACTGGATAAACAGATCGACAAGATCATGAAAGGCTTTCAGCAGACACTGACATCCGTCAAAGGCATCGGAGCCGTGTATGCAGCCGGAATCCTGGCCGAGATCGGTGATATTAGCCGATTTGACGATCACAACGCATTGGCCAAATTCGCCGGTCTGGTCTGGAACAAGTACCAGTCCGGAGATTTTGAAGCTGAAGATACCGAGCGCGTGATGACCGGCAACAAGTATCTGCGCTACTACTTAGTTGAAGCAGCAGATAAAGTTCGCAAATACGATTCGGAATACGAAGCGTTCTACCACAAGAAATTTAACGAAGTTACGAAACACCAGCACAAACGAGCACTCGTCCTTACCGCACGCAAATTGGTACGGTTGGTCTTCATGCTACTGAAGACCAAGAAACTGTACACACCACCGGAGAGGAGGAATTAA
- a CDS encoding peptidoglycan DD-metalloendopeptidase family protein → MMERLKKVGLLMARLLFRYVKRMVFSLILSMIPLIVIVLLVTLTLDSMFNLTGGMLNFTGRDDFDPKIGQEIKAAYVKKAATWKEGLTEEEIAQIYQHDHQLSWGILAAIDKLAYNFDDLSQMEKYLNQTYELVKPEFRFRKACEGRILLDFAHTYIGTYQYHYQTVYEKQPDGTQKCRDVLARVDTDFTYEKLKQALRHYGLEDNQNVDIVIFQAYGFDRDLKDPRVKYLLPPEMQQVIARSPIGSAPRNELGEIDLYALLPERTPKDYIESLNVKVQVYDNSWRINKGRTPLGTLPRRGSETRFGTIAVSKDNPYGLQLGMKVYIPRYGYAVVEEFSDNINDDILTDRFVDEVAKFLFLSYDLLTSWLDDITNRTKKEEVVYLFMGGEDTDEEKLVKAQAALSSAFTVYYQSIPIYILNPDFQIETPNFEVKGKTFWDGSTWPITSCFCYRELDGKREFHDGVDWGVPEHVPVLAINSGIVQIARNSVSAGNYVALKLDTQVHENNRTQDIVVRYLHLSNYVVSPGQRVQQGEVIGYVGSTGRSTGAHLHMDVTIGGKRRDPLKWIDFMKADGLLDVYGEQPSFEGGEISNPDTEKMEYMGEFEITAYTAGKESTGKEPGDPGYGITASGKPVRPDHTIAADWTVMPAGSIVKIEGLAPYYVVEDAGSDIKGNRIDIYMPELEDALQFGRQKRRVWIIKH, encoded by the coding sequence ATGATGGAACGATTGAAAAAGGTGGGCCTGCTCATGGCCCGCCTTCTTTTTCGTTATGTCAAACGAATGGTGTTCTCTCTCATTTTGAGCATGATCCCCCTGATTGTCATTGTGCTGCTCGTGACGTTAACCCTAGATTCGATGTTCAATCTCACAGGAGGGATGCTGAACTTCACCGGAAGAGATGACTTTGATCCCAAAATCGGTCAGGAAATAAAAGCGGCGTACGTGAAGAAAGCAGCCACATGGAAAGAAGGATTGACAGAAGAAGAGATCGCCCAAATCTACCAGCATGACCATCAGCTTTCATGGGGCATTCTGGCTGCGATCGACAAACTGGCCTACAACTTCGATGATCTTTCGCAAATGGAAAAGTATCTGAACCAAACCTACGAACTGGTTAAGCCGGAATTTCGTTTTCGAAAGGCTTGCGAAGGCCGAATCCTGCTTGATTTTGCTCATACCTATATCGGGACCTATCAGTATCATTACCAAACCGTTTACGAAAAGCAGCCGGACGGCACTCAAAAATGTCGTGACGTGTTGGCACGTGTAGACACGGACTTCACATATGAAAAACTGAAACAGGCACTTCGACACTATGGCTTGGAAGATAACCAGAATGTTGACATCGTTATTTTTCAAGCCTATGGGTTTGATCGGGACTTGAAAGATCCCCGCGTGAAGTACCTGCTGCCACCGGAAATGCAACAAGTGATTGCCCGATCGCCGATTGGTTCTGCCCCCAGAAATGAGTTGGGAGAAATCGACTTGTACGCTCTCCTGCCGGAACGAACGCCAAAGGATTATATTGAATCCTTGAATGTGAAGGTTCAAGTGTACGACAATTCGTGGCGTATCAATAAGGGCAGGACACCACTTGGTACACTGCCCCGAAGAGGAAGCGAAACACGGTTCGGAACAATAGCGGTTTCCAAAGATAACCCTTACGGTCTTCAACTCGGCATGAAAGTGTATATTCCGAGGTACGGTTACGCCGTTGTGGAGGAATTCTCAGATAACATCAATGATGACATCCTAACAGATCGTTTTGTCGATGAGGTGGCCAAGTTTTTATTCTTGTCCTATGATCTCCTCACTTCCTGGTTAGACGACATCACCAATCGAACCAAAAAAGAGGAAGTCGTCTATCTCTTCATGGGTGGAGAAGATACAGACGAGGAGAAGTTGGTCAAAGCTCAAGCTGCTCTGAGCAGTGCATTCACGGTTTATTATCAATCGATCCCCATCTATATTCTCAACCCAGACTTTCAAATTGAGACACCAAACTTCGAAGTGAAGGGAAAGACGTTTTGGGATGGCAGCACATGGCCCATTACCAGCTGTTTTTGTTACCGAGAACTAGATGGCAAACGAGAATTCCACGATGGGGTTGATTGGGGGGTTCCCGAACATGTTCCAGTCCTGGCGATTAACTCAGGGATCGTGCAGATTGCGAGAAACTCGGTCTCGGCCGGAAATTATGTAGCATTAAAACTGGATACACAAGTCCATGAAAATAATCGTACACAGGACATTGTTGTTCGTTATCTGCACCTTAGTAATTACGTGGTATCTCCTGGGCAGAGAGTGCAGCAGGGGGAAGTGATTGGGTATGTTGGCAGTACAGGGAGAAGTACCGGCGCTCACCTACATATGGATGTCACCATTGGAGGAAAACGTCGGGACCCACTCAAGTGGATAGACTTCATGAAAGCAGACGGTCTTCTGGATGTTTACGGGGAACAACCCAGTTTCGAGGGGGGCGAGATTTCCAATCCGGATACAGAAAAGATGGAGTATATGGGCGAGTTTGAGATCACTGCTTACACGGCCGGCAAAGAATCAACCGGAAAGGAGCCTGGAGACCCCGGGTATGGGATCACAGCTTCTGGGAAACCGGTGCGTCCCGATCATACGATCGCTGCCGATTGGACGGTTATGCCAGCGGGTAGCATTGTGAAGATCGAGGGATTGGCGCCCTATTACGTGGTCGAAGATGCGGGTAGTGACATCAAAGGAAATCGAATCGATATCTATATGCCCGAGCTAGAAGATGCCTTGCAGTTTGGAAGACAAAAACGTCGGGTCTGGATCATTAAACACTAG